A single Candidatus Acidulodesulfobacterium acidiphilum DNA region contains:
- the phoU gene encoding phosphate signaling complex protein PhoU: MNILDNELMKLKHSVVEMGEIVVSQLSSATKFLFERDKNLAEQTIKNDLKVNSLEVGINESCIKLLALYQPEAADLMFITTTMKIITDLERMGDLCASICQIGLKLTDGPSFSEQFKCVYSYFEDVAGRDDEMLKMAIKMFSDGVKENLGLKDVIIKDENVIDLLSHKIVVDIINNSIKNLNTLENNITYIFIARKYERFADHAQKIMELLLYMDLGKDLRNLPEY, translated from the coding sequence GTGAATATTTTAGATAATGAGTTGATGAAATTGAAACACAGTGTCGTTGAGATGGGAGAAATAGTTGTAAGTCAGTTAAGTAGCGCAACTAAATTTTTATTTGAAAGAGATAAAAACCTTGCGGAACAAACTATTAAAAACGATTTAAAAGTTAATTCGCTTGAAGTGGGCATTAACGAAAGTTGTATAAAACTGCTTGCTCTATACCAGCCTGAGGCGGCGGACTTAATGTTTATAACAACCACCATGAAAATAATAACCGATCTTGAAAGAATGGGAGATTTATGCGCTTCGATATGCCAAATTGGGTTAAAACTTACGGACGGACCCTCATTTTCGGAACAATTTAAATGCGTTTATTCATATTTTGAAGATGTTGCGGGAAGGGACGACGAGATGCTTAAAATGGCCATAAAGATGTTTTCGGACGGCGTTAAAGAAAATTTAGGGCTTAAAGACGTCATTATAAAAGACGAAAACGTTATAGACTTACTTTCGCATAAGATAGTCGTGGATATAATAAATAATTCGATAAAAAATTTAAATACTTTGGAAAATAATATAACCTATATCTTTATAGCGCGCAAGTATGAAAGGTTTGCAGACCATGCCCAAAAAATTATGGAACTTTTACTTTACATGGACCTTGGCAAAGATTTAAGGAATTTGCCGGAGTATTAA
- a CDS encoding TolC family protein yields MKIKKTLLLFFLTAFGSMFVLSGCSLFTHPKKITVKIPKKFKYALNNVNFKIKNDWWKNFKSNELDNLVSKALKNNLNYIIAIKNIQVAKTYVSQNESNLFPTVNFSYEATRNKMGYETSIFSGGSSSGSSPTIIYNLNQAGLSTSYELDVWNQVNNAVKQAKANVSVSKEDADVVKLTLISNVAQAYFQIQALKESIVNLKKEYKAEKEILKLYEVQYKDGLINAEPIVNTKTNLEILRTELNDSIKQKDITQNTLAYYLGKFPENFKLSVKTNIKNVLNFNDNRYFKLIPPNIPSEILTQRPDVKEAEYNVLAYAYAKKESLANFFPVFNLTGNYGYASPSLNNFITDANSVWNFGLDILAPIFNYKTNISIYKRSKLQYQQAVLNYRNTIINAFSETDSDLADFQKDMQTLKSYEKNYHYALKLFNIYKVQYKTGISSKITYLTYKENLLNSEYNLINQNLLVKEDVINVYNALGMGLKD; encoded by the coding sequence ATGAAAATTAAAAAAACTTTACTATTATTTTTTTTAACGGCTTTCGGGTCTATGTTTGTTCTCAGCGGATGCAGCTTGTTTACGCATCCAAAAAAAATTACGGTTAAAATTCCCAAGAAATTTAAATATGCGTTAAATAACGTAAATTTTAAAATAAAAAACGACTGGTGGAAAAATTTTAAAAGCAATGAACTTGACAATTTAGTATCAAAGGCGTTAAAAAACAATTTAAATTATATAATAGCTATAAAAAATATACAGGTAGCAAAAACATATGTTTCGCAAAATGAATCCAATCTGTTCCCAACCGTCAATTTTAGCTATGAAGCTACAAGAAATAAAATGGGCTATGAAACTTCCATATTTTCCGGAGGATCTTCTTCAGGTTCTAGCCCGACTATTATCTATAATCTAAATCAGGCAGGTTTAAGCACTTCATATGAATTAGATGTCTGGAACCAGGTAAATAATGCCGTTAAACAGGCAAAAGCTAACGTTTCCGTATCTAAGGAAGACGCCGACGTAGTAAAACTAACCCTTATAAGCAACGTTGCACAGGCCTATTTTCAAATACAGGCTTTAAAGGAATCCATTGTTAACTTAAAAAAAGAATATAAAGCGGAAAAAGAGATTTTAAAACTTTATGAAGTGCAGTATAAAGACGGCCTTATAAATGCAGAGCCTATAGTAAATACAAAAACAAACCTTGAAATTTTAAGAACCGAACTTAACGACTCTATAAAGCAAAAAGATATTACGCAAAATACGCTTGCATATTATCTTGGAAAATTTCCGGAAAATTTTAAGTTGTCAGTTAAGACAAACATAAAAAACGTTTTAAATTTTAACGACAACCGTTATTTTAAGTTAATACCGCCGAATATTCCGTCGGAAATTTTAACGCAAAGACCGGATGTTAAAGAAGCGGAATATAACGTTCTTGCATATGCTTATGCCAAAAAAGAAAGCCTCGCCAATTTTTTTCCGGTATTTAATCTTACAGGAAATTACGGATACGCAAGCCCAAGTTTAAATAATTTTATTACCGATGCAAACAGCGTTTGGAATTTCGGATTAGACATTCTTGCGCCGATATTTAACTATAAAACAAATATAAGCATATATAAAAGGTCTAAACTGCAATATCAGCAGGCAGTATTGAACTACAGAAATACCATAATAAACGCATTCAGCGAAACCGACAGCGACCTTGCAGATTTTCAGAAAGATATGCAAACATTGAAAAGTTATGAAAAAAATTACCATTATGCCCTAAAACTTTTCAATATTTATAAAGTGCAGTATAAAACGGGAATTTCTTCTAAAATAACTTATCTTACCTATAAAGAAAATTTACTTAATTCAGAGTACAACCTCATCAATCAAAATTTATTGGTTAAAGAAGATGTTATAAACGTTTACAATGCTCTCGGCATGGGATTAAAAGATTAA
- a CDS encoding ABC transporter permease subunit, with translation MEQQLHDPVFPIDKGYLKRKKIYNNIAFLFATAAFIIGAFPVFHIIYKAIAIGYKYLNWNFISTLPTGFPIGAEGGILNAIIGDVYLVVIASIFAIPIGVGAGLYLSLFGKKRTNFFLRLLNELMIGIPSIVWGIVGFYIFSTNAGFGFHFGFSALAGGFTLGFIMTPIIVLLTEQAINQIPASYIEGALALGATKFQATKSVILKAALGGIFIGILLGVMNIIGQTAPLLFTNYYNTGLPTGVTGSGGAVGDMAMLIFIYIHEPSRILHYKAEAASVVLLMFIFLLDIGLRLINYLVKKFIL, from the coding sequence CTTTTTGCGACGGCAGCATTTATAATCGGAGCTTTTCCGGTTTTTCATATTATTTATAAAGCTATCGCCATAGGATATAAATATCTTAACTGGAATTTTATATCTACTTTGCCTACGGGTTTTCCTATCGGCGCAGAGGGCGGTATATTAAACGCCATTATAGGCGACGTATATCTTGTAGTAATAGCTTCTATTTTTGCAATTCCCATAGGAGTCGGGGCAGGTTTATATTTATCTCTTTTTGGAAAAAAAAGAACAAACTTTTTTTTAAGGCTTTTGAATGAACTTATGATAGGAATACCCTCTATAGTATGGGGTATCGTGGGATTTTATATATTTTCCACTAATGCCGGTTTTGGTTTTCATTTTGGATTTTCGGCTCTTGCAGGAGGATTTACGCTTGGTTTTATAATGACGCCTATTATAGTGCTTCTTACAGAACAGGCGATTAATCAGATTCCTGCAAGTTACATAGAAGGCGCTCTTGCTCTTGGGGCAACTAAATTTCAGGCTACAAAATCGGTCATACTGAAGGCGGCTCTTGGCGGCATATTTATAGGAATACTGCTCGGAGTTATGAATATAATCGGACAGACGGCGCCGCTTTTATTTACAAATTATTATAATACAGGTCTGCCTACCGGAGTTACGGGCTCTGGAGGAGCGGTAGGAGACATGGCTATGCTGATATTTATATATATTCATGAACCTTCAAGAATACTGCATTATAAAGCAGAAGCGGCTTCGGTAGTTTTATTGATGTTTATATTTTTATTAGATATAGGATTGAGGCTGATAAACTATTTAGTTAAAAAATTTATTCTATAA
- a CDS encoding efflux RND transporter periplasmic adaptor subunit → MIKRFIIVLLVLIVIFGGIFVYKAYKDYKIEQFMKTRKYPPVSVSVAVSKIGDWQPYIHTIGNVSAINSVNVTTQVAGQVNGIYFKSGEFVRKNQVLVTLDDSLQVAQLRQYKSQFIADKFNYEQYKKAYAQNAVSKASYISMLSTLRQNEAQIAQSEVTIADMTIRAPFSGIVGIRNSSSVNLGQYIKPGANIIPLYSINPIYIDFTMPQNDLHSLKVNQKVKIKLDSYNKIFYGRIKTISIDVNTVSRNITARVVVNNKGMYLRPGMFVTGRVFLPIIHNVVTVPATAVTYNPYGDFVYVVVKRKGVNIVKTDYVKAGEERNGVVVILKGLKAGEKVVTAGQVKLKNGIPVVIKNEAEVNKKTKTKLKK, encoded by the coding sequence ATGATTAAGCGTTTCATAATAGTTTTGCTTGTTCTTATAGTTATTTTCGGAGGAATATTCGTATACAAAGCATATAAAGATTACAAAATTGAACAATTTATGAAAACAAGAAAATATCCGCCGGTTTCGGTGTCGGTAGCCGTTTCTAAAATAGGAGACTGGCAGCCTTATATACATACTATAGGCAACGTATCCGCTATAAATTCGGTTAACGTAACGACGCAGGTTGCAGGGCAGGTCAACGGCATATATTTTAAGTCGGGAGAATTTGTTCGCAAAAATCAGGTTTTGGTTACTCTCGACGATTCACTTCAGGTTGCTCAGTTAAGACAATATAAATCACAGTTTATAGCCGATAAATTTAACTATGAGCAGTACAAAAAAGCTTATGCTCAAAATGCCGTTTCTAAAGCATCGTATATATCTATGCTCTCTACATTAAGGCAGAACGAAGCGCAAATCGCACAGTCGGAAGTAACCATAGCCGATATGACTATAAGGGCGCCTTTTTCCGGAATAGTGGGGATTAGAAATTCAAGTTCTGTAAATCTCGGTCAGTACATAAAACCAGGGGCAAATATAATACCTCTTTATTCTATCAACCCGATTTATATAGATTTTACGATGCCGCAAAACGATTTGCATAGTTTAAAGGTAAATCAAAAAGTTAAGATTAAGTTAGATTCATATAATAAAATCTTTTACGGCAGAATAAAAACTATAAGCATAGACGTAAATACCGTTTCCCGCAATATTACCGCAAGAGTTGTCGTAAACAATAAGGGAATGTATTTAAGGCCGGGAATGTTCGTGACCGGAAGAGTTTTTCTGCCCATTATACATAACGTCGTAACGGTTCCGGCGACTGCGGTAACTTATAATCCATACGGCGATTTCGTTTATGTAGTCGTTAAGAGAAAAGGCGTAAATATCGTAAAAACGGATTATGTTAAGGCTGGAGAAGAAAGAAACGGAGTCGTAGTTATACTTAAAGGCTTAAAAGCCGGAGAAAAAGTCGTTACGGCAGGGCAGGTAAAACTGAAAAACGGCATACCCGTAGTTATAAAAAACGAAGCCGAAGTTAATAAAAAAACAAAAACAAAATTAAAAAAATAG
- the pstB gene encoding phosphate ABC transporter ATP-binding protein, with protein MPNDKNDLKPINSVDGDKDNIIVNVKDLNFYYGNYHLLKSINLYFKKNSVCTLLGPSGCGKSTFLRTLNRMNDYTEGARLTGEVLIGGKNIYDKSVDVVELRRNIGMVFQNPNPFPKSIFENVAFGLKIHGIKNKDFIVERVEKCLKYAGLYDEVKDKLNKSALSLSGGQQQRLCIARAIATNPSILLMDEPTAYLDPVSTSIILDLINSFKKYYTIIVVSHNVQQSGRISDYSGFFLDGELIEFDESGNFFTRPKDKRTENFITSRY; from the coding sequence ATGCCAAATGATAAAAATGACTTAAAGCCGATAAATTCTGTTGACGGCGATAAAGACAATATAATAGTAAACGTAAAGGATTTAAATTTTTATTATGGTAATTATCATCTTCTAAAATCTATAAATCTTTATTTTAAAAAAAATTCCGTATGCACGCTTTTAGGCCCTTCGGGTTGCGGCAAATCTACTTTTTTAAGGACGCTCAACAGGATGAATGATTATACGGAGGGCGCCAGACTTACAGGCGAAGTTTTGATAGGCGGAAAAAATATATATGATAAATCGGTTGACGTTGTGGAATTGAGACGAAATATAGGTATGGTATTTCAAAACCCTAACCCGTTTCCTAAATCTATATTTGAAAACGTCGCTTTCGGATTAAAAATTCACGGCATAAAAAATAAGGATTTTATTGTAGAAAGGGTAGAAAAGTGCCTTAAATATGCAGGTCTTTACGATGAAGTCAAAGATAAACTTAATAAATCTGCTTTATCTCTTTCGGGAGGGCAGCAGCAGAGATTATGCATTGCAAGGGCGATAGCAACCAATCCCTCAATATTATTAATGGATGAACCGACGGCATACCTTGACCCTGTTTCAACCAGTATTATACTTGATTTAATTAATTCATTTAAGAAATATTATACCATAATAGTCGTCAGTCACAACGTTCAACAGTCCGGCAGAATTTCAGATTACAGCGGGTTTTTTTTAGACGGAGAGCTTATTGAATTCGACGAATCGGGGAATTTCTTTACCAGACCTAAAGACAAAAGAACGGAAAACTTTATAACAAGCAGATATTAA